The following are from one region of the Synechococcus sp. CBW1108 genome:
- a CDS encoding 1-deoxy-D-xylulose-5-phosphate reductoisomerase: MKALSVLGSTGSIGTQTLELAEEFPDRFKVVALTAGNNLDLLVDQIRRHAPEVVALANGDRVGELRERLHALEPAARPERLPELLGGNEGLCAAAAWPTADLVVTGIVGCAGLLPTLAAIKAGKDLALANKETLIAAGPVVLPELAKSGSRLLPADSEHSAIFQCLQGTPWADTARLSTGVPTPGLRRIQLTASGGAFRDWPPEDLHKATVADATSHPNWTMGRKITVDSASLMNKGLEVIEAHYLFGLDYDHIEIVVHPQSIIHSMVELADSSVLAQLGWPDMKLPILYCLSWPERLETPWRRLDLTEVGSLTFRAPDPARYPCMELAYAVGRAGGTMPAVMNAANEQAVALFLEEQVHFLDIPRLIDGVCDRHRADLTANPSLDDVLAIDAWARQAVHEAAARLNAKTPAALPV; the protein is encoded by the coding sequence GTGAAAGCCCTCTCCGTGCTCGGCTCCACCGGCTCGATCGGCACCCAGACCCTGGAGCTGGCCGAAGAGTTTCCCGATCGCTTCAAGGTGGTGGCCCTCACCGCCGGCAACAACCTCGACCTGCTGGTCGACCAGATCCGCCGCCACGCCCCGGAGGTGGTGGCCCTGGCCAACGGCGATCGCGTTGGCGAATTGCGCGAGCGCCTCCACGCCCTTGAGCCCGCCGCCAGGCCAGAGCGCCTGCCGGAGCTGCTGGGGGGCAATGAGGGCCTCTGCGCGGCCGCCGCCTGGCCCACGGCCGATCTGGTGGTCACCGGCATCGTTGGCTGCGCCGGCCTGCTGCCCACCCTGGCGGCGATCAAGGCCGGCAAGGATCTAGCCCTGGCCAACAAGGAAACTCTGATCGCCGCCGGCCCCGTGGTGCTGCCCGAGCTGGCGAAGAGCGGCTCGCGCCTGCTGCCTGCCGATTCCGAGCATTCCGCCATCTTCCAGTGCCTGCAGGGCACCCCCTGGGCCGACACGGCCCGCCTCTCCACCGGAGTGCCGACTCCAGGCCTGCGCCGCATCCAGCTCACCGCCAGCGGCGGCGCCTTCCGCGACTGGCCCCCCGAAGACCTCCACAAGGCCACCGTGGCCGACGCCACCAGCCATCCCAATTGGACGATGGGCCGCAAGATCACCGTCGATTCGGCCTCCCTGATGAACAAGGGGCTAGAGGTGATCGAGGCCCACTACCTATTTGGCCTCGACTACGACCACATCGAGATCGTCGTGCACCCCCAGTCGATCATCCACTCGATGGTGGAGCTGGCCGATTCCTCGGTGCTGGCCCAGCTGGGCTGGCCAGACATGAAGCTGCCGATCCTCTACTGCCTCAGCTGGCCCGAACGCCTGGAAACCCCCTGGCGCCGCCTGGATCTCACCGAGGTGGGCTCCCTCACCTTCCGCGCTCCCGACCCGGCCCGCTACCCCTGCATGGAGCTGGCCTACGCGGTGGGGCGCGCCGGCGGCACAATGCCGGCGGTGATGAACGCCGCCAACGAGCAGGCCGTGGCCCTCTTCCTCGAAGAGCAGGTGCATTTCCTCGATATCCCCAGGCTGATCGACGGGGTGTGTGATCGCCACCGGGCCGATCTGACGGCCAACCCCTCCCTGGACGACGTCCTGGCCATCGACGCCTGGGCCCGGCAGGCGGTGCATGAAGCTGCAGCCCGGCTGAATGCCAAGACCCCGGCGGCGCTGCCGGTCTGA
- the cysS gene encoding cysteine--tRNA ligase: MTLRLTNTLTRRIELFEPLVPGQVSIYCCGVTVYDLCHLGHARSYIAWDVLRRYLLWSGFAVTFVQNYTDIDDKILNRAAEEGSSMQAVSERNIEAFVADMARLNILPPDRMPRATQSLDAIRSLITELEAKGAAYSADGDVYFAVIKHAGYGKLSGRDLAEQQDNAAGRVATEEEARKQHPFDFALWKGTKAGEPSWESPWGPGRPGWHIECSAMVREELGDTIDIHLGGADLIFPHHENEIAQSEAATGHELARYWLHNGMVNVGGQKMSKSLGNFTTIRALLDSGVSPMTLRLFTLQAHYRKPLDFTAEALEAAATGWKGLNAALGLVGSESAAAAATSLAELPPELAAARQRFAAAMDDNLNTSAALAVLFELAKPLRALANRLERGDGAAADAAATPALVAQGQLLLELAGVLGLQHEPAAESPAAGPGSSAASPSDAEIEAQIQARLAAKAARDFAEADRIRDGLKTQGIELIDRPGGVTEWIRS, translated from the coding sequence ATGACCCTGCGCCTCACCAACACCCTTACGCGCCGCATTGAACTGTTCGAGCCCCTGGTACCCGGCCAGGTGAGCATCTACTGCTGCGGCGTCACGGTCTACGACCTCTGCCACCTGGGCCATGCCCGCAGCTACATCGCCTGGGATGTGCTGCGCCGGTATCTGCTCTGGAGCGGCTTCGCCGTCACTTTTGTGCAGAACTACACCGACATCGATGACAAGATCCTGAACCGCGCCGCCGAGGAGGGCAGCTCGATGCAGGCGGTGAGTGAGCGCAATATCGAGGCCTTCGTGGCCGACATGGCCCGGCTAAATATCCTGCCGCCCGACCGTATGCCGCGGGCCACCCAAAGCCTGGACGCCATTCGCAGCCTGATCACCGAGCTGGAAGCCAAGGGGGCGGCCTACAGCGCCGATGGCGATGTTTATTTCGCCGTGATTAAACACGCCGGTTACGGCAAGTTGAGCGGCCGCGATCTAGCTGAGCAACAGGACAATGCCGCTGGGCGGGTGGCCACGGAGGAAGAAGCCCGCAAGCAGCACCCCTTCGACTTTGCCCTCTGGAAGGGCACCAAAGCGGGCGAGCCCAGCTGGGAATCCCCCTGGGGCCCCGGCCGACCCGGCTGGCACATCGAGTGCTCAGCGATGGTGCGCGAGGAGCTGGGCGACACGATCGACATCCACCTCGGTGGCGCCGACCTGATCTTTCCCCACCACGAAAACGAGATCGCCCAGTCGGAGGCGGCCACTGGCCATGAACTGGCTCGCTACTGGCTGCACAACGGCATGGTCAATGTGGGCGGCCAGAAGATGTCCAAATCCCTGGGCAACTTCACCACCATCCGTGCCCTGCTGGATTCGGGCGTCTCGCCGATGACGCTGCGCCTGTTCACACTCCAGGCCCACTACCGCAAACCGCTCGATTTCACCGCCGAAGCCCTCGAGGCAGCCGCCACCGGCTGGAAGGGCCTCAACGCCGCCCTGGGTCTGGTGGGCAGCGAAAGCGCCGCGGCCGCCGCCACTAGCCTCGCGGAGCTTCCCCCAGAGCTCGCCGCCGCCCGCCAGCGCTTTGCCGCCGCCATGGACGACAACCTCAACACCTCTGCTGCCCTGGCGGTGCTGTTCGAGCTGGCCAAACCCCTGCGGGCCCTGGCCAACCGACTGGAGCGGGGCGACGGGGCCGCCGCAGACGCAGCCGCCACCCCGGCCCTGGTGGCCCAGGGCCAGCTGCTGCTGGAGCTGGCGGGGGTGCTGGGCCTCCAGCATGAGCCGGCAGCCGAGAGCCCGGCCGCTGGCCCAGGCTCGAGTGCAGCCAGCCCCAGCGATGCCGAGATCGAAGCCCAGATCCAAGCCCGCCTAGCCGCCAAGGCAGCCCGCGACTTCGCAGAAGCCGACCGGATCCGCGACGGCCTCAAAACCCAGGGGATCGAGCTGATCGACCGGCCCGGCGGCGTCACTGAGTGGATTCGGAGCTAA
- a CDS encoding DUF368 domain-containing protein, which produces MLLCGLAMGAADVVPGVSGGSMAFILGIYSTLLEAIAGFDLELLKLFAAGQWGAAAARAHLGFLLPLLAGIFGSVLLLVRPITWLYVQHPVFLFAFFFGLIVGSIVLIARHAHWGASGLVAMALGAAGALVFVTRVPVTMPHDPFTIFWSGAVAIMAMILPGISGSFLLLVLGQYQHVMEAVKGLDLVVLLPFALGCATGLIAFVRVLRWLLARWHGQTVALLVGVMAGSLWKIWPFRTVLESSTNAKGKLIVLRDALAAPPSASALLVALLLGAIGVLLVVGLEWLQQRVGVAEMGG; this is translated from the coding sequence GTGCTGCTCTGTGGCCTGGCCATGGGGGCTGCCGACGTGGTGCCGGGTGTCAGCGGCGGTTCGATGGCCTTCATCCTCGGCATCTACTCCACCCTGCTGGAGGCCATTGCGGGCTTCGATCTGGAGCTGCTCAAACTGTTCGCTGCGGGGCAGTGGGGGGCGGCGGCGGCACGGGCGCATCTGGGTTTCCTGCTGCCCCTGCTGGCGGGGATATTCGGCTCGGTGCTGCTGCTGGTGCGACCGATCACCTGGCTATATGTCCAGCACCCGGTGTTTCTATTTGCCTTCTTCTTCGGTTTGATCGTGGGCTCGATCGTGCTGATTGCCCGCCATGCCCACTGGGGTGCCAGCGGCCTGGTGGCGATGGCGCTGGGGGCTGCCGGGGCCCTGGTTTTTGTGACCCGGGTGCCGGTGACCATGCCCCACGACCCTTTCACTATCTTCTGGAGCGGGGCGGTGGCAATCATGGCGATGATCCTGCCTGGGATTTCCGGCTCCTTCCTGCTGCTGGTGCTGGGTCAGTACCAGCACGTGATGGAGGCGGTCAAGGGCCTCGACCTGGTTGTGCTGCTGCCCTTCGCCCTGGGATGTGCCACCGGGCTGATCGCCTTTGTGCGGGTGCTGCGCTGGCTGCTGGCCCGCTGGCACGGCCAGACCGTGGCCCTGTTAGTGGGGGTGATGGCCGGCTCGCTCTGGAAGATCTGGCCGTTCCGCACCGTGCTCGAGAGCAGCACCAATGCCAAGGGCAAGCTGATCGTGCTGCGCGATGCCCTGGCAGCGCCGCCAAGTGCTTCGGCCCTGCTGGTGGCCCTGCTGCTGGGGGCGATTGGGGTGCTGCTGGTGGTGGGCCTGGAGTGGCTGCAGCAGCGGGTGGGTGTGGCTGAAATGGGCGGCTGA
- a CDS encoding YheT family hydrolase, producing the protein MADLVSGCQQRWPWIGGDLQTQRDTLMVPRCPADTAQRLLIRAPDGGSLLLKLDLPLLQDPWGWVLLVHGLGGSSDRPGVRRLARLLVLKGFAVWRLNLRGAGEGRSLASGTYAAACNRDLIPVLTALRERARGRPLLGVGLSLGGTVLLNALLEHPGGLDGLACVSSPLDLGACARQIARPRNALYQWHMVRGLIRLALADPQAIAPARVSRLARIATIRDFDALITAPGWGYANVDHYYREASPLGGLCSGASLPPLLLIHALDDPLVPAGSLVALAGQQFENREILLPRWGGHNGFHGAADPPDASWADCHVAEWLARRCRELPAGFL; encoded by the coding sequence ATGGCTGATCTTGTGTCTGGCTGCCAACAGCGCTGGCCCTGGATCGGTGGCGATCTGCAGACCCAGCGGGACACCTTGATGGTTCCCCGCTGCCCTGCCGATACGGCTCAGCGCCTTTTGATCAGGGCCCCAGATGGGGGTTCCCTGCTGCTCAAGCTGGATCTGCCCTTGCTGCAGGATCCCTGGGGCTGGGTGCTGTTGGTGCATGGCCTTGGCGGCAGCAGTGATCGCCCTGGCGTGCGGCGACTGGCCCGTTTACTTGTTCTCAAAGGGTTCGCTGTTTGGCGTTTGAATTTGCGGGGTGCTGGCGAGGGGCGCTCCCTGGCCTCGGGTACCTATGCGGCCGCCTGCAATCGAGATCTGATTCCTGTTCTGACGGCTTTGAGGGAACGGGCCCGGGGCCGGCCCTTGCTGGGGGTGGGCCTCTCCCTGGGGGGCACCGTGCTGCTCAACGCCCTGTTGGAGCACCCGGGCGGCCTTGATGGACTTGCCTGCGTCAGCAGCCCCCTGGATCTGGGTGCTTGCGCGCGTCAGATCGCCCGACCCCGCAACGCTCTTTACCAGTGGCATATGGTGCGGGGCCTGATCCGCCTGGCCCTGGCCGATCCCCAGGCGATCGCACCAGCCAGAGTGAGCAGGCTCGCTCGGATCGCCACGATTCGAGACTTTGATGCCCTGATCACCGCACCCGGCTGGGGCTACGCGAACGTGGACCACTACTACAGGGAGGCCTCTCCCCTGGGGGGGCTTTGCTCAGGGGCCTCCCTACCGCCCCTGTTGCTGATCCATGCCCTGGATGATCCCTTGGTTCCCGCCGGTTCGCTCGTGGCACTGGCCGGCCAGCAATTTGAAAATAGAGAGATTTTGCTGCCGCGTTGGGGCGGCCACAACGGCTTCCATGGCGCGGCCGATCCGCCCGACGCCAGCTGGGCTGACTGCCACGTTGCCGAGTGGCTGGCAAGGCGGTGTCGAGAGCTTCCGGCTGGCTTTCTCTGA
- a CDS encoding ferredoxin → MPVSHHLLLCATPSNALCCPDSAIGAASWAALKRLVRELGLEDPARPGGIVLRTKADCLRVCAAGPVLLIWPEGIVYGGVTPERMERIVREHVIGGRIVGEWVVQRYQLQIQPTG, encoded by the coding sequence ATGCCCGTCTCCCACCACCTGCTGCTCTGCGCCACCCCCAGCAACGCCCTCTGCTGCCCAGATTCCGCCATCGGCGCCGCCAGCTGGGCGGCCCTCAAGCGCCTGGTGCGAGAACTGGGCCTGGAGGATCCGGCCCGACCCGGCGGCATCGTGCTGCGCACCAAGGCCGATTGCCTGCGGGTCTGCGCCGCGGGCCCCGTGCTGCTGATCTGGCCCGAGGGAATTGTCTATGGGGGCGTCACGCCAGAGCGGATGGAGCGGATCGTGCGCGAACACGTGATCGGCGGCCGGATCGTTGGGGAATGGGTTGTGCAGCGCTATCAACTACAAATCCAGCCCACGGGTTGA